A section of the Clostridium felsineum DSM 794 genome encodes:
- a CDS encoding transglycosylase SLT domain-containing protein yields the protein MSVNNDSNVQNAQRLLELQLLNQMFSSVSKSAKEGDSSSSSTGANAFEFMMESLINSMEKSDGTYDFSSLDNMFGGSNDLSKLGYNKGYNMNNIKKEDVQNSANYVKNATSSGSVTIDQAVDAASKKYGVDKKLIMSVIQQESSFNPNATSGVGAQGLMQLMPGTARELGVNNAYDIQQNVDGGTKYLKQLLNKFSDMKLAVAAYNAGPGAVQNSKGNISGLPSETRNYVSKVLGYYNS from the coding sequence GTGTCAGTAAACAATGATTCTAATGTCCAAAATGCTCAGAGATTATTGGAACTTCAGCTTCTAAATCAAATGTTTAGTAGTGTATCAAAAAGTGCCAAAGAAGGTGATAGTTCAAGTAGTTCTACAGGTGCTAACGCTTTCGAGTTTATGATGGAAAGTCTCATTAATTCTATGGAAAAATCTGATGGCACATATGATTTTAGTAGTCTAGACAATATGTTTGGTGGAAGTAATGATTTGAGCAAGCTTGGATATAATAAGGGCTATAATATGAATAACATAAAAAAAGAAGATGTGCAAAATTCTGCAAATTATGTTAAGAATGCCACTAGTTCGGGAAGTGTTACTATAGATCAAGCGGTAGATGCGGCATCAAAGAAGTATGGTGTAGATAAAAAGCTTATAATGTCAGTAATACAGCAAGAATCTAGTTTTAATCCTAATGCTACCTCGGGAGTAGGTGCACAGGGATTAATGCAGCTTATGCCGGGTACTGCAAGAGAACTTGGAGTAAATAATGCTTACGATATTCAGCAGAATGTGGATGGTGGAACTAAGTATCTTAAGCAGCTTTTAAATAAATTCTCTGATATGAAGCTTGCAGTTGCTGCCTATAATGCTGGTCCTGGAGCAGTTCAAAATAGCAAAGGAAATATAAGTGGCCTTCCAAGTGAAACTAGAAATTATGTCTCTAAGGTTTTAGGTTACTATAATTCATAA
- a CDS encoding triple tyrosine motif-containing protein, whose translation MSDFYIEFDKESPQKKDQKINICIKGNEKSKFVYKFIEGFHGKWSIIKDFSSDREVLWQPKEEGIYTIMVQIAKDNLGAFEFVLREDFVIGDVDKNLIKALIIDKKSLVIGEKINAKLDSVVSENVLYRYYIKNGLETNILRDYSCKSDISWTVTDSGKYTLVGECKRVNSLNEFDSKKEVEYEVKAIKKVQIRDFKCLNDELYCESEIVFEVDAVHEDNRMILYKFEKIDSNGNSECVQDYSTRKILSYVEKGYGDFKILCFVKDMYSQNKFDDRAVINYSVKKYKEVQIKSFTTDLSSPQLANTNIQLKALANGGRKLVYRYIIEGSKKEDSGYIYEDSYLWNEKIPGEYTITLMVRDESSKEKYEDTRTINFIIDKIKRPAVKMKNVIIDKDKDIIKGETIKIKIAAEGGLDLRYGFDVEKNGIKIQKITYGNLSTIRFKFNIPGVYKINAYVKDKYSEKEYDAHDEVYINVFDYMPAKIEYVLINNNNYYMVGNEIETNTILKNTRNMILRYILKMEGRTVQDTGYIASDKYSFVPKCAGKYEITVFAKNVKSDDVCDSKKIVSILVHDVLPITDTKISCDNKKAKINETVTFNVECNGGKDILYEFYLMENGEWKLMQKYSRKNFYSFMIFNEGIYKVLVLCKSQFSISSYEDYDIIKLKV comes from the coding sequence ATGAGCGATTTTTATATTGAATTTGATAAAGAAAGCCCACAAAAAAAGGATCAGAAGATAAATATATGTATAAAAGGAAATGAAAAAAGTAAATTTGTATATAAGTTTATTGAAGGGTTTCATGGGAAATGGTCAATAATTAAGGATTTTTCTTCCGATAGGGAGGTTTTATGGCAACCTAAGGAAGAGGGTATTTATACTATTATGGTTCAAATTGCTAAGGATAATTTAGGAGCTTTTGAATTTGTTCTTAGAGAAGATTTTGTTATAGGAGATGTAGATAAAAATCTTATAAAGGCTCTTATTATAGATAAAAAAAGTCTTGTGATAGGTGAAAAAATAAACGCTAAGCTAGATAGTGTGGTTTCAGAAAATGTACTTTATAGATATTATATAAAAAATGGTTTGGAAACAAATATTCTGAGAGATTATAGTTGTAAAAGTGATATATCTTGGACAGTTACGGATTCTGGAAAGTATACCCTTGTTGGAGAGTGCAAAAGGGTCAACTCGCTTAATGAATTTGATTCTAAAAAAGAAGTTGAATATGAAGTTAAGGCTATAAAAAAAGTTCAGATAAGGGATTTTAAATGTTTAAATGATGAACTTTATTGTGAATCGGAAATTGTTTTTGAGGTTGACGCAGTGCATGAAGATAATAGAATGATCTTATACAAGTTCGAAAAAATAGACTCTAATGGTAATTCTGAGTGTGTTCAAGATTATTCCACCAGAAAAATATTAAGTTATGTTGAAAAAGGCTATGGTGATTTTAAGATATTATGTTTTGTTAAGGATATGTACTCTCAAAATAAATTTGATGATAGGGCAGTGATAAATTATAGTGTCAAAAAATACAAAGAAGTACAAATAAAAAGCTTTACTACAGATTTAAGTTCTCCACAGCTTGCAAATACTAATATACAACTTAAGGCTTTAGCTAATGGAGGAAGAAAGCTCGTATATAGATATATTATAGAAGGAAGTAAAAAGGAAGATAGTGGATATATATATGAAGATAGCTATCTATGGAATGAGAAGATACCAGGGGAGTATACCATTACACTTATGGTAAGGGATGAGTCTTCAAAAGAAAAATATGAGGATACTAGAACAATAAACTTTATAATAGATAAAATAAAAAGACCGGCTGTAAAAATGAAAAATGTAATAATAGATAAAGATAAGGACATTATTAAGGGAGAAACTATAAAAATTAAAATAGCTGCAGAAGGTGGGTTGGATTTAAGATATGGCTTTGATGTGGAGAAAAACGGAATTAAAATTCAGAAAATAACATATGGGAATCTTAGTACTATAAGATTTAAATTTAATATACCAGGTGTTTACAAAATAAATGCATATGTTAAAGACAAATATTCGGAAAAAGAATATGATGCACATGATGAAGTATACATAAATGTTTTTGATTATATGCCTGCTAAAATAGAATACGTGCTTATAAATAACAATAATTACTATATGGTTGGAAATGAAATAGAAACTAATACTATATTGAAAAATACTAGAAATATGATTCTTAGATATATACTTAAAATGGAGGGTAGAACTGTTCAGGATACAGGGTACATAGCCTCTGATAAGTATAGTTTTGTTCCAAAGTGTGCTGGAAAATATGAAATTACTGTGTTTGCAAAGAATGTAAAAAGCGATGATGTATGTGATTCGAAGAAAATAGTAAGTATACTTGTACATGATGTGCTCCCCATAACAGATACAAAAATATCATGTGATAACAAGAAGGCTAAAATCAATGAAACTGTTACTTTCAATGTAGAATGTAACGGGGGTAAGGATATATTATATGAATTTTATTTAATGGAAAATGGAGAATGGAAATTGATGCAAAAATATAGTAGGAAGAATTTTTATTCATTTATGATATTTAATGAGGGAATTTACAAAGTTTTAGTGCTTTGCAAAAGTCAATTTAGTATTTCTTCTTATGAAGATTATGATATAATAAAATTAAAGGTTTAA